From the Acetomicrobium sp. S15 = DSM 107314 genome, one window contains:
- a CDS encoding aldolase/citrate lyase family protein has protein sequence MTANGRGRIRRSMLFVPGNNPSMIQTCPIYGADSIILDLEDSVAVSQKDAARRLVVHAILELDFGGAEIAVRINSPLTEEGQKDIETLMEAAPSVFVVPKVESAEEILDLDSKLSAVPIGLLPILETPKGVLHGEEIASSCPRVWALSFGAEDYATAMGVERTRAGRELFTARSLVAMQAKASGVAALDTVFADVNDEEGLRNDTKEAISLGFEGKYAISPRQVGIINDLFTPQPAEIEKAKQILETYRSGVERGIGAIALDGRMIDAPVVQRAERVLALAQAAGLLGGGME, from the coding sequence GTGACTGCAAATGGTAGAGGAAGGATCAGAAGGAGCATGCTCTTTGTCCCGGGCAATAACCCCAGCATGATACAGACCTGTCCCATTTACGGGGCCGACTCTATCATCCTTGACCTGGAAGACTCTGTCGCCGTATCGCAAAAGGACGCGGCGCGCCGGTTAGTTGTTCACGCTATTCTGGAGCTCGATTTTGGCGGTGCGGAAATTGCGGTGCGAATCAACTCACCGCTCACAGAAGAGGGGCAAAAAGACATAGAGACGCTCATGGAAGCGGCACCGTCTGTTTTTGTAGTCCCAAAGGTCGAAAGCGCCGAGGAGATCCTTGACCTGGATAGCAAGTTGAGCGCGGTTCCAATTGGTTTGCTTCCCATCCTCGAAACGCCCAAGGGGGTATTGCACGGGGAAGAAATCGCCAGCTCATGCCCGAGGGTATGGGCGCTCAGCTTCGGCGCTGAGGATTATGCGACGGCCATGGGTGTTGAGCGCACTCGGGCTGGTCGAGAGCTCTTTACAGCACGCTCGCTTGTGGCAATGCAAGCCAAAGCGAGCGGCGTTGCGGCCTTGGATACAGTTTTTGCCGATGTTAACGATGAAGAGGGGTTGCGCAACGACACTAAAGAGGCAATATCCTTAGGTTTTGAAGGGAAATATGCTATTAGTCCACGACAGGTAGGTATCATCAACGATCTGTTCACACCACAGCCAGCCGAAATAGAGAAGGCAAAGCAAATTCTTGAGACCTATCGTAGCGGTGTCGAGCGCGGGATAGGGGCAATAGCATTGGACGGCAGAATGATAGACGCTCCAGTTGTGCAACGCGCGGAGAGGGTTCTTGCCCTGGCTCAGGCCGCGGGCCTTTTAGGGGGTGGTATGGAATGA
- the citD gene encoding citrate lyase acyl carrier protein, with protein sequence MNVVRNAQAGTLESSDALVIVAPGKPGSGLHIEINSIVEEQFGDQIRRVVEETIDRLGIRDVRITIQDRGALDYCLRARLEAALNRASVVD encoded by the coding sequence ATGAACGTTGTGCGCAATGCTCAAGCTGGCACGTTGGAGTCCAGCGATGCCCTAGTTATCGTGGCACCGGGCAAACCTGGTTCTGGTTTGCACATAGAGATAAATAGCATCGTTGAGGAGCAGTTTGGAGACCAGATCCGTCGCGTTGTCGAGGAAACCATAGACAGACTGGGAATTCGGGACGTCCGCATTACAATCCAAGATAGAGGCGCGTTAGATTACTGCTTACGTGCCCGCTTGGAGGCTGCGCTTAACAGAGCTAGCGTGGTTGACTAA
- the citC gene encoding [citrate (pro-3S)-lyase] ligase → MEGIRFRSVSLSGRDGERVRLFLEANGLKLEPRLDYTLVVELDGEIIATGSLAGPVLKCLATDPNHQGQGLMEKLVTRLLEEEYYRGNWHVFLYTRPANLEIFRSLGFREVARVRDRVVFFESGPESIADFVSALREKRRMVGGKVSSVVVNCNPFTRGHQYLIERAAAESDWVHVFVVTEDLSMFPFAVRYKLVQRGTAHIPNITVHAGGQYIISQNTFPSYFTRDPNEQVEDHALLDVAIFGQYVVPALGITDRYVGQEPYCPVTSVYNRVMQQELPRYGVTVHEVPRLEVEGEAISASRVRQALRDGDCEELTKLLPSTTLNFLRSEEAQPIIHKIKESSAPH, encoded by the coding sequence ATGGAAGGCATTAGATTCCGATCCGTTTCTTTATCGGGACGCGATGGAGAACGCGTCAGGCTCTTTTTGGAGGCTAACGGCCTTAAACTTGAACCTCGACTCGACTATACCTTGGTTGTGGAATTAGATGGGGAAATAATTGCCACAGGTTCGCTGGCAGGGCCAGTCCTAAAGTGTCTGGCCACTGACCCTAACCATCAGGGCCAGGGTCTTATGGAAAAACTGGTAACTCGATTACTGGAAGAGGAGTACTATAGAGGCAATTGGCACGTTTTCCTCTACACTCGCCCGGCTAACCTGGAGATATTTCGCAGCTTAGGGTTTCGTGAGGTGGCCAGAGTAAGGGATAGAGTGGTATTTTTTGAATCAGGGCCCGAGAGCATCGCTGACTTTGTTTCAGCCTTACGGGAGAAGCGAAGAATGGTCGGTGGGAAGGTCAGTTCGGTGGTGGTGAATTGCAACCCTTTTACGCGGGGGCATCAATACTTGATCGAAAGGGCTGCAGCCGAGAGCGATTGGGTTCACGTATTTGTTGTCACAGAGGATCTTTCCATGTTTCCCTTTGCCGTTCGCTATAAGTTAGTTCAGCGTGGCACCGCTCATATTCCCAATATAACTGTGCATGCCGGAGGCCAGTACATCATATCACAGAACACCTTTCCCAGTTATTTTACTCGTGACCCCAATGAGCAGGTTGAAGACCATGCTTTATTGGACGTCGCCATCTTTGGTCAGTATGTTGTACCGGCATTGGGCATCACGGATCGCTATGTGGGGCAGGAGCCCTATTGCCCAGTGACAAGTGTATACAACAGGGTTATGCAACAAGAGCTACCGCGCTACGGAGTAACAGTACACGAGGTTCCTCGGTTAGAAGTGGAAGGGGAGGCTATAAGTGCTTCTCGGGTTAGACAGGCTTTGAGAGACGGCGACTGTGAAGAGCTTACTAAATTGCTTCCCTCAACAACCTTGAACTTCTTGCGCTCTGAGGAAGCCCAGCCAATTATTCACAAGATCAAAGAAAGCTCTGCTCCGCATTGA
- a CDS encoding triphosphoribosyl-dephospho-CoA synthase, translating to MLLQKESSAIITLAQNAVYAMLLETACHPSPGLVSPKSVGSHKDMNYFTFLSSSSALAPYYLLLAEAGFRFQGQEEKLLTELRAWGLRAETDMFAATGGANTQKGLLFFLGLSVGAGGYALRRGFPPTAAQVREVVERAADPLREELDAINDKRRAPSSKGDWAYLVHGFAGARGEAICGFPTVFTCGLPALRGFLQAGYSLNDCLVGTLLCLMTSVADTAVLARHGPAGLERVRAEAREAVLLGGISTREGREKILAMEKVFAEEGLNPGGSADMLALTVFFYLLEEQIPAEQLLFPSVFSF from the coding sequence ATGCTGCTCCAAAAAGAGAGCTCAGCAATCATAACGCTGGCCCAAAATGCCGTTTATGCCATGTTGCTCGAAACGGCTTGTCACCCGTCACCCGGATTAGTTAGCCCTAAAAGCGTAGGGTCCCATAAAGATATGAACTACTTCACGTTTCTATCGTCAAGTTCTGCTTTAGCGCCCTACTATTTACTTTTAGCCGAGGCCGGCTTCCGCTTTCAAGGGCAAGAAGAAAAACTTCTTACTGAACTACGCGCCTGGGGCCTGCGAGCGGAAACGGATATGTTCGCTGCGACGGGCGGTGCGAATACACAAAAAGGGCTCCTTTTTTTCCTGGGGCTGTCTGTAGGAGCGGGAGGATATGCGTTGCGTCGTGGCTTTCCTCCCACTGCTGCGCAGGTGAGGGAAGTGGTCGAGCGAGCTGCGGATCCGTTACGAGAAGAACTGGATGCTATAAACGACAAGAGGCGCGCGCCTTCCTCCAAAGGCGATTGGGCATATTTGGTACATGGCTTCGCTGGAGCGCGTGGAGAAGCGATATGCGGATTTCCGACCGTTTTTACCTGCGGATTGCCGGCTTTGCGCGGTTTCTTGCAGGCTGGTTATAGCCTTAATGACTGTTTGGTGGGGACGCTGTTGTGCCTCATGACCTCTGTCGCCGACACTGCTGTTCTCGCTCGCCATGGTCCAGCTGGTTTAGAGCGCGTGCGCGCAGAGGCTCGGGAAGCGGTGCTCCTTGGTGGTATTAGTACTCGAGAGGGAAGAGAAAAAATCCTTGCAATGGAGAAAGTCTTTGCTGAGGAAGGGCTTAACCCAGGCGGCTCAGCTGATATGCTAGCGCTAACGGTATTTTTCTATTTGTTAGAAGAGCAAATCCCGGCAGAGCAGCTTCTTTTCCCAAGCGTATTCAGTTTTTAG
- a CDS encoding ATP-binding protein, protein MGKAKRQIIRIDEDKCDGCGLCAEACHEGAIRIIDGKARLISESYCDGLGDCIGECPRGAISFETREADSYDEEAVERKQVQQGSLPCGCPGTVLRSLAQEENDFSDEAAVAPVEPARSMLSNWPIQLRLVPANAPYLKGADVLLAADCTAASIPDFHGRFLKCKVLLMGCPKLDDAEAYRKKLTDMVRANGIKSLHVVIMEVPCCGGLARLAEGAVEEARKSIDLKKTVVGIRGNVLEEETLRYRFGDA, encoded by the coding sequence ATGGGAAAGGCCAAGAGGCAGATCATCAGGATAGATGAGGACAAGTGTGACGGCTGCGGCCTCTGTGCCGAGGCCTGTCACGAAGGGGCAATTCGCATCATCGACGGCAAGGCCAGGCTTATTTCCGAATCTTACTGCGATGGCCTTGGAGATTGCATCGGCGAATGTCCGAGGGGTGCCATCTCTTTCGAGACCAGAGAGGCCGATTCCTACGACGAAGAGGCGGTAGAGCGCAAGCAGGTTCAGCAGGGTTCGCTTCCCTGCGGATGCCCCGGAACCGTGTTGCGCTCCCTCGCACAGGAAGAAAACGATTTCAGCGACGAAGCCGCCGTGGCGCCTGTCGAACCTGCCCGATCGATGCTCTCAAACTGGCCGATCCAGCTGCGCCTGGTGCCCGCAAACGCGCCATATCTAAAGGGTGCCGACGTTCTGCTCGCGGCTGATTGCACGGCTGCATCGATCCCGGATTTCCACGGGAGATTCTTGAAATGCAAAGTCCTTTTGATGGGTTGCCCCAAGCTCGACGACGCCGAGGCCTACAGGAAGAAGCTCACCGATATGGTCAGGGCAAACGGCATAAAAAGCCTTCACGTGGTCATCATGGAGGTTCCCTGCTGCGGAGGGCTCGCACGCCTGGCCGAAGGAGCAGTCGAAGAAGCGCGCAAGTCTATTGATCTCAAGAAGACCGTCGTAGGCATTCGCGGAAACGTCCTCGAGGAGGAAACGTTAAGGTATAGGTTCGGCGACGCTTGA
- a CDS encoding MoaD/ThiS family protein: MKIEIDVWLYGALSRFGGENASTGFAHLKVSLDQGSTIKDLLEQIGIPTEERGFTFINGNLSALPKFQPDLSTILQDGDRVAFFDLKSMWPFQYRQDAPATEEFKQGISNRDDKGIRQIFKDFSDGRR, encoded by the coding sequence ATGAAAATAGAAATCGACGTTTGGCTTTATGGTGCTTTATCTCGTTTTGGAGGAGAAAATGCGTCGACGGGTTTTGCTCATTTAAAGGTCTCGCTTGATCAGGGAAGCACGATCAAAGACCTCCTCGAACAGATTGGAATTCCTACCGAAGAACGAGGATTCACTTTTATCAATGGCAACCTGAGCGCCCTCCCTAAATTTCAACCGGACCTTTCGACGATTCTGCAGGATGGCGATAGAGTCGCTTTCTTCGACTTAAAGAGCATGTGGCCTTTTCAATATCGCCAGGATGCGCCAGCGACAGAAGAGTTCAAGCAAGGGATAAGCAATCGGGACGATAAAGGAATTAGACAAATATTTAAAGATTTCAGTGATGGTCGGCGATGA
- a CDS encoding MoaD/ThiS family protein, with amino-acid sequence MKVKVKLYAMLTNRTKKTERGAPVEIELPEGESVMGLLNRLKLSVDEVRMIYVNGRSRQLDWQLRDGDEVGLFPPVGGG; translated from the coding sequence ATGAAAGTAAAAGTAAAACTTTACGCTATGTTGACAAATCGTACAAAAAAAACAGAGCGAGGAGCCCCAGTTGAGATCGAGCTTCCAGAAGGCGAAAGCGTCATGGGATTGCTCAATCGCCTGAAATTATCTGTTGATGAAGTGCGCATGATATATGTTAATGGTCGATCGCGTCAGCTCGATTGGCAACTTAGGGACGGAGATGAGGTTGGTCTTTTCCCACCAGTAGGTGGCGGATAA
- a CDS encoding aldehyde ferredoxin oxidoreductase family protein: MWILKINMSDKTYKLEDVPNAYKNLGGRGLTSTIVCDEVNPLCHPLGPNNVLVFAPGIVTGTDAPTSARVSVGAKSPLTGGIKESNAGTSWSVDVARMKIKAIVVYSQPKEDKYWMIHISWDAKEERPKIEFLPADEYIGSDLYAVFPKIYERFGKGISIAGIGVAGEYGYANSGIVFNDLKGQPTRYSGRGGLGSVMGSKRLKFIVTSAQGAPEVPIVDKALFDQGCEKLANALRTHDITKPKGGLNTYGTAVLINILNEAGGLPTRNFKTGRFEGAPKIAGEAIFEGNKTRVGKEVYNHACSPGCIIQCSNTWYKQDGREHVSCVEYESDWSLGANLGIDNLDQIAEMVRLCNAYGLDTIETGGTLGVAAEAGIFKFGDGEKAIELIHEIGKGTPLGRILGSGTASAGRVLGVVRIPAVKGQGMPAYEPRAVKGIGVTYATSTMGADHTSGYTINNEILGVGGKVDPLSPEGKAAISRNLQAATAFLDSTGHCLFIAFAILDIPSGFEGFVEECNGILGTNWTAEDVIKIGLEILRKERAFNVAAGLNDSHDRMPEFMKYEPLPPHNHTFDVPDEVLDSVLKTV, translated from the coding sequence ATGTGGATTCTGAAAATAAACATGAGCGATAAAACGTATAAATTAGAGGACGTGCCCAATGCTTATAAAAATTTGGGAGGAAGAGGACTAACATCGACCATCGTTTGTGACGAAGTAAATCCCCTGTGTCATCCCCTAGGCCCCAACAACGTCTTAGTTTTTGCACCTGGCATTGTTACAGGTACTGATGCTCCCACATCTGCGCGCGTTTCCGTCGGAGCCAAATCCCCTTTAACGGGTGGAATTAAGGAATCAAACGCAGGGACGTCGTGGAGTGTCGACGTCGCTAGAATGAAGATCAAAGCCATCGTTGTCTATAGTCAACCTAAAGAAGATAAATATTGGATGATCCATATTAGTTGGGATGCCAAAGAGGAAAGGCCAAAAATTGAGTTTCTCCCTGCTGATGAGTACATAGGTAGTGATCTCTACGCTGTATTCCCCAAGATTTACGAACGATTTGGGAAAGGCATCTCCATAGCGGGTATCGGAGTCGCGGGAGAGTATGGATATGCCAACTCTGGGATCGTATTTAACGACCTCAAAGGCCAACCTACTCGTTACTCGGGTCGAGGCGGACTTGGTTCTGTAATGGGAAGCAAACGCCTCAAATTTATAGTCACAAGTGCTCAAGGGGCGCCAGAAGTGCCAATTGTTGATAAAGCTTTATTCGATCAAGGTTGCGAAAAGCTTGCCAATGCTCTGCGTACTCATGATATCACAAAGCCGAAGGGTGGTTTAAACACGTATGGCACAGCTGTGCTCATCAATATATTGAATGAGGCTGGGGGGCTTCCAACGCGCAATTTCAAAACAGGTCGCTTTGAGGGAGCACCTAAGATTGCCGGTGAGGCAATATTTGAAGGAAATAAGACTCGTGTTGGAAAAGAAGTTTACAATCATGCCTGTAGCCCAGGTTGCATCATACAGTGCTCTAATACATGGTACAAGCAAGATGGAAGAGAGCACGTCTCCTGTGTCGAGTATGAGTCGGATTGGTCTCTGGGCGCTAACCTGGGCATTGACAACCTGGACCAAATTGCAGAGATGGTACGGCTATGCAACGCCTATGGATTGGACACTATTGAGACGGGTGGCACCCTTGGTGTGGCCGCAGAAGCGGGTATCTTCAAATTTGGTGACGGAGAAAAGGCCATAGAGCTAATTCATGAGATTGGGAAGGGGACCCCCTTGGGCCGTATCCTCGGGAGTGGCACTGCATCCGCAGGACGCGTTCTTGGCGTTGTGCGGATTCCAGCGGTCAAAGGGCAAGGCATGCCTGCTTACGAGCCACGTGCAGTTAAAGGTATAGGAGTAACCTATGCCACGAGTACTATGGGAGCTGATCACACTTCAGGTTACACTATAAACAACGAGATATTAGGCGTTGGCGGTAAAGTAGATCCTTTATCCCCTGAAGGTAAGGCCGCCATTAGTCGCAACCTTCAAGCTGCTACTGCATTCCTCGATTCTACAGGCCACTGTCTCTTTATCGCCTTTGCCATCTTAGATATTCCTAGTGGATTCGAGGGCTTTGTGGAGGAGTGTAATGGTATCTTAGGAACAAATTGGACCGCAGAGGATGTAATAAAAATCGGACTTGAAATACTTAGAAAGGAACGTGCTTTCAATGTGGCTGCCGGTCTGAACGATTCACATGATAGAATGCCAGAGTTCATGAAATATGAGCCCCTGCCTCCGCATAACCATACATTTGACGTACCTGATGAAGTCCTAGATAGCGTACTCAAGACTGTTTAA
- a CDS encoding gamma-glutamyltransferase, with protein MTFDPLTYRYPSRRNVVFSRLGMVSTGQVLAAQAGLEILKKGGNAVDAAVATAACLTVTEPTSCGIGGDAFCIICTDGKLYGLNASGCAPKALSIERLKKEGYDEIPKSGWVPVTVPGVPAAWAELIKKFGKLPLKDVLRPAAEYARNGYPVSPTVSSAWKESCSRFEKELSGEIKEAWFETFAPRGRAPQAGETLNLPDHAETLELIGESESEVFYRGEIARKIADFARKTGGFIDEEDLASFAPEWVEPVKIDYRGYDVWELPPNGQSIVALIALNILKGFSFTEKENPVTYHLQIEAIKAAFADGLAYIADPSCESVPTEELLSQERTAKRRALIGQEAKVWHPGPIGGSDTVYLATADGNGNMVSYIQSNYMGFGSGIVVPKTGVALQNRGACFSLSPDHPNALRPGKRPYHTIIPGFISKDGKPIGPFGIMGAFMQPQAHVQVLMNMLDFGLNPQEALDAPRWMWVKCKEVLLEYGFPEHIAAALARRGHDVAISSKHAPFGRGQIIWRMENGNLCGGTEPRTDGTIAAW; from the coding sequence GTGACGTTTGATCCTTTAACTTACCGTTACCCGTCGCGGAGGAACGTGGTTTTTTCGCGCCTCGGCATGGTATCTACAGGGCAGGTCCTTGCCGCCCAAGCGGGCCTTGAAATCCTCAAAAAAGGCGGAAACGCTGTAGATGCAGCCGTGGCAACGGCTGCATGCCTTACGGTTACAGAACCCACCTCCTGCGGCATCGGCGGAGACGCTTTTTGCATCATTTGTACGGACGGGAAACTTTACGGCCTAAACGCAAGCGGATGTGCTCCCAAAGCCCTTTCGATCGAACGCTTAAAGAAAGAAGGTTACGACGAAATCCCAAAAAGCGGCTGGGTTCCCGTGACCGTCCCGGGGGTGCCGGCAGCCTGGGCAGAGCTCATTAAAAAGTTTGGCAAACTTCCGCTAAAAGATGTGCTAAGGCCGGCTGCAGAGTACGCGCGGAATGGCTATCCGGTCTCCCCTACCGTATCGTCGGCCTGGAAAGAAAGCTGCTCGCGCTTCGAAAAAGAGCTTTCCGGTGAGATAAAAGAGGCATGGTTTGAGACCTTTGCACCCCGCGGGCGCGCGCCCCAAGCGGGAGAAACGCTGAATTTACCGGACCACGCAGAAACGCTTGAACTTATTGGCGAAAGCGAAAGTGAAGTCTTTTACAGGGGCGAGATCGCCCGAAAAATAGCGGACTTTGCCAGAAAAACGGGCGGCTTCATCGATGAGGAAGACTTAGCATCTTTTGCCCCCGAATGGGTCGAACCCGTTAAAATAGATTACCGCGGCTACGACGTATGGGAGCTTCCTCCAAATGGCCAGAGTATAGTGGCCCTCATAGCTTTAAACATTTTGAAAGGATTTTCCTTCACGGAAAAAGAAAACCCAGTTACGTATCACTTGCAGATAGAGGCGATAAAGGCCGCTTTCGCAGACGGGCTTGCATACATAGCAGACCCTTCCTGCGAGAGCGTTCCAACGGAAGAGCTATTATCTCAAGAAAGGACCGCCAAAAGGAGGGCTCTCATAGGCCAAGAGGCAAAGGTTTGGCACCCTGGCCCTATCGGCGGAAGCGATACCGTATATTTAGCCACGGCAGACGGCAATGGGAACATGGTCTCCTACATACAGAGCAACTACATGGGCTTCGGCTCAGGCATCGTCGTGCCGAAAACGGGCGTGGCGCTCCAAAATAGAGGTGCCTGCTTTTCACTCTCTCCCGATCATCCAAACGCCTTAAGGCCCGGCAAGCGCCCGTATCATACGATAATTCCTGGTTTTATCTCTAAAGACGGCAAACCCATAGGGCCTTTCGGCATAATGGGAGCCTTTATGCAACCTCAGGCTCACGTTCAAGTCCTCATGAATATGCTCGACTTCGGCCTAAACCCCCAAGAGGCGCTCGATGCCCCGCGCTGGATGTGGGTAAAATGTAAAGAGGTGCTCTTGGAATACGGCTTCCCGGAGCACATAGCTGCTGCGCTCGCCAGGCGCGGTCACGACGTGGCTATATCTTCGAAACACGCGCCCTTCGGCAGGGGGCAGATAATCTGGAGGATGGAAAACGGAAATCTTTGCGGCGGAACGGAGCCGAGGACCGACGGCACGATCGCCGCATGGTAG
- a CDS encoding DUF169 domain-containing protein, translated as MEPKEASQKLDQLLRLDTFPVGVKFYAKEEDLPRAPLPFKLNICQLVCMARYQKMGNSGVPEKMVCAFGAACLGLIKTPEAILSGKAAVGPYCKNEEVAKKFMANVYRLGDTGKKYAGIFISPLEKFTDEPDVVVLYGNPAQMMRLIHANAYDTGEKTTADTVAEGAMCSAIGFAMGTGKPTVGFPCAGDRIFGGTQHYELVYAAPWALFRDRLVNNLEFTAKGGFSVYPVPPYMAFTPEMPPAYSIKQEDL; from the coding sequence ATGGAACCGAAAGAAGCTTCCCAAAAGCTCGACCAACTGCTGCGGTTAGATACATTTCCAGTAGGGGTAAAATTTTACGCCAAAGAAGAAGACCTGCCCAGGGCGCCGCTACCTTTCAAACTCAACATATGCCAATTGGTCTGCATGGCACGTTATCAAAAGATGGGCAACAGTGGCGTCCCAGAAAAGATGGTATGCGCTTTCGGCGCGGCATGTTTAGGTTTAATCAAAACCCCGGAAGCCATCCTTTCTGGGAAAGCTGCCGTGGGGCCTTATTGCAAAAACGAGGAAGTGGCTAAAAAATTCATGGCCAACGTATACAGGCTCGGGGATACAGGCAAAAAATATGCCGGCATATTTATATCCCCATTAGAAAAGTTTACCGATGAACCCGACGTAGTCGTGCTATACGGAAACCCAGCCCAGATGATGCGCTTGATTCACGCAAACGCTTATGACACCGGGGAAAAGACCACGGCTGACACCGTGGCTGAGGGAGCCATGTGCTCTGCCATAGGGTTTGCTATGGGAACAGGCAAACCCACCGTCGGCTTTCCCTGCGCCGGCGACAGGATATTTGGCGGCACACAGCACTATGAACTCGTATATGCCGCGCCTTGGGCCCTTTTCCGCGACAGGCTTGTAAACAACCTCGAATTCACGGCAAAGGGAGGTTTTTCAGTATATCCGGTGCCGCCTTATATGGCCTTTACGCCCGAAATGCCGCCTGCCTACTCCATAAAGCAAGAAGATTTATAA
- a CDS encoding aldehyde ferredoxin oxidoreductase C-terminal domain-containing protein, protein MWKARGKALTSRATKAPSLRNGHLSQCFGPQKSSTRPPSRRNPRWTKTFQDLAVAIDSSGLCPFVIFGPGAPEVASRLSATTGIDFTPEKIVECGERVWNLEWLFNFKAGFRQKTSRSLQGR, encoded by the coding sequence TTGTGGAAAGCGAGGGGAAAGGCTTTGACTTCACGTGCGACGAAGGCCCCAAGTTTACGCAATGGCCACCTTTCACAATGTTTTGGGCCTCAAAAAAGCTCGACCCGGCCTCCATCGAGAAGAAACCCCCGATGGACCAAGACGTTCCAGGATCTGGCAGTCGCCATCGATTCATCGGGGCTTTGCCCCTTCGTCATCTTCGGCCCCGGAGCACCCGAAGTGGCATCGCGACTCTCTGCAACTACAGGGATCGACTTCACTCCTGAAAAGATCGTGGAGTGCGGCGAGAGAGTATGGAATTTAGAGTGGCTCTTCAACTTCAAGGCCGGTTTTCGACAGAAGACATCGCGCTCTCTCCAGGGCCGTTAA
- a CDS encoding diguanylate cyclase domain-containing protein, whose amino-acid sequence MEHEARLRDLERINRALRMHKDCIQGVMHAESEEELLDSVKRVMVEVGGYRQILFLSSESCLQFRFEAHCPCRALREVLETGKSVEVKGAEEECGRCSLYFDPKDRCRLLAVPIKVRGKCEYILAACGDAGREEFVSEEIALMEELADDLSFGIEVLRLREERKKALENLRYASFHDHLTDLYNRAFFMEELHRLDVERQLPLSIIFADLNGLKLINDTFGHIEGDRLLTSFAQALKGCVRQEDIAARLGGDEFAVLLPKTSNETALDIVRRVEDALKNLSSGPIVVSASFGVATKEDPSQNIEAVFSEAEKEMYRVKIGSSSSLKKSVLAFFYNWRRLTPGYSLDGARLLLALSQKVGEAMRLERKDLERLYLLALFHDIGLVAMPEIIEKADKGRLTDEEFNRYTEHVEIGYRIALNLPDLASIAKDILLHHERWDGKGFPQGLKGEEIPLLARILAPVHEYCDDIFIKGLSKKEAISAVVIESGNSFDPNVVDVFLNVLSKDISKDVPIEAKSDDDFKEYWKGFKEGT is encoded by the coding sequence ATGGAGCATGAGGCGAGATTGAGGGATCTCGAACGGATCAACAGGGCCCTTAGAATGCACAAGGATTGCATCCAGGGGGTTATGCACGCAGAGTCCGAGGAAGAGCTCTTAGACTCCGTGAAGCGCGTTATGGTCGAAGTGGGCGGATATCGTCAGATTCTTTTTCTATCATCTGAATCCTGCCTCCAGTTTCGATTTGAGGCGCATTGTCCTTGTAGGGCCCTTCGTGAAGTCCTCGAAACCGGCAAAAGCGTCGAAGTAAAAGGGGCAGAGGAGGAGTGTGGTCGCTGCAGCCTGTATTTCGATCCCAAAGACAGATGCCGCCTCCTGGCTGTGCCGATAAAAGTGAGGGGAAAATGTGAGTATATCCTTGCCGCCTGTGGCGATGCGGGGAGGGAAGAATTTGTCAGTGAAGAGATCGCCCTCATGGAGGAGTTGGCCGACGATCTCTCCTTCGGCATCGAGGTGCTGCGCCTCAGGGAGGAACGCAAGAAAGCCCTGGAGAACTTACGCTACGCCAGCTTCCACGACCACCTCACGGACCTTTACAATCGCGCCTTCTTCATGGAGGAGCTGCACCGCCTCGATGTGGAAAGGCAGCTCCCTTTAAGCATTATATTTGCCGACCTGAACGGACTCAAGCTCATAAACGACACGTTTGGGCATATCGAAGGCGATAGGCTCCTTACAAGCTTCGCTCAAGCTTTGAAGGGGTGCGTGCGGCAGGAAGACATCGCAGCCCGTTTGGGAGGGGATGAGTTTGCCGTCCTCCTGCCCAAGACCAGCAACGAGACTGCCCTGGATATCGTGCGCCGCGTCGAGGATGCGCTTAAAAACTTATCTTCTGGCCCCATAGTGGTGAGTGCAAGTTTCGGCGTCGCCACGAAAGAGGACCCCTCTCAGAACATAGAAGCCGTCTTTTCGGAGGCGGAAAAAGAGATGTACCGTGTCAAGATCGGAAGCTCTTCTTCCCTCAAAAAAAGCGTCTTAGCCTTTTTCTATAACTGGCGTCGCTTAACCCCTGGATATAGCTTGGATGGTGCGAGGCTTCTCCTTGCGCTTTCTCAAAAAGTGGGGGAAGCGATGCGGCTGGAGAGGAAAGACTTAGAAAGGCTTTATCTCCTCGCTTTATTTCATGACATAGGTCTTGTCGCGATGCCAGAGATAATAGAAAAAGCAGACAAAGGAAGGCTAACTGACGAAGAGTTTAATAGATATACCGAGCACGTAGAGATAGGTTATCGCATAGCCTTAAACCTGCCCGACCTTGCCTCTATAGCCAAAGACATATTGCTTCACCACGAACGATGGGATGGCAAAGGCTTTCCGCAAGGTCTAAAAGGCGAAGAGATCCCTCTTTTAGCCAGAATCTTAGCGCCGGTGCACGAATATTGCGATGATATCTTTATCAAAGGCCTTTCTAAGAAAGAGGCTATATCTGCCGTAGTGATAGAAAGCGGAAATAGCTTTGACCCAAATGTAGTTGATGTCTTTTTAAATGTGCTGTCTAAAGATATTTCGAAAGACGTTCCAATTGAAGCTAAAAGCGACGATGACTTCAAAGAGTATTGGAAAGGGTTTAAAGAAGGCACTTGA